The genomic interval GAACATGTCTGTCATGGAGCCGATCAGGGTGTTGCGCAACTGGCCGTCGAGGTCGTCCACGGTATAGGTTTCGCGCGTTCCGCTGACTTCGGTGTAGAACTTCTTCGGGTCGGTAACGCGGTAGGAGTAGATGCCGAAAGCGCGCATCCGCACGATGCCGAATTCCTTGTCGCGGATGGTGATCGGGTTGGGCGTGCCCCACTTGCGGTCGAGCTGCAGGCGGGTGCTGAAGAAATACACGTCCGACTTGAAGGGGGATTCGAACAACTTGTCCCAGTTCTTCAAGTAGGTGAGTACGGGGAGGGTCTGGGTGTTGAGGGTGTAGCGGCCGGGCTGGAACACGTCCGCCACCTTGCCTTCGTCGACGAACAGGGCGAGCTGCGACTCGCGCACCGTGAGCGAGGCGCCGTTCTGGATTTCCATCTCCGCCATGGGGAAACGGGTAGCCAGGATGCCGTCTCCCGGTTCGGTCCACTGAATGACATCGATAAACTGCTTGGCAACGAAATCGAACAGACCCATGGCATCCCCCGGTTTTATGAAATTTGCTTATTCTACCTACAAAGCGAAGCTATAATCCAACCATGAAACCGATAGACGGCATCGACGGCCTGCATCTGATGGGCAATCTTTATGGCTGCGGCGGCGAGGACAGGCTGCTGCTCGACGTGGATGCGTTGCGCAGCCATTGCGTCGCGCTGGTCGAGATGGCCGGCTTGACCGCGGTGGGAGATCGGTTTCACCAGTTCGGCAGCTCAGGCGGCGTGACCGGCGTGGTCATCCTGGCCGAATCCCATCTTGCCGTGCATACCTGGCCGGAAAAGCGTTTCGTCACCCTGGACGTGTTCGTCTGCAACATGAACTGCGACAACCGGGCCAAGGCTCACCAGCTTTTCGATGCGCTGGTGGCAGCGTTCGAGCCGGAAGAAAAACGTTATTATGCGGTGGAAAGATTCTGATTCTGCGGCAATGTCCTGACCCACTCTGCGCTTGACCGGGCGCGCAACCAGCGTTCGCATTCCTCTGCCGGCAATGGCGGTGAAAGCAGGTAACCCTGTATCTGTCCGCAACCCTGTCGTTTCAGCGTGGCTTTCTGCTCTTCGGTTTCCACCCCGACGGCGATTACTCTGATTTTCAGGGAGCGCGCGAGTGCGATGATGGCGTGGACGATCTCCGCGTCGTTGTTGTTGGTGCTGATGCCGCGGACCAGTGAACGGTCAATCTTGAGTGTGTCGATCGGAAAACGCTTGAGATAGGGGAGCGACGAGTATCCTGTGCCGAAGTTGTCGATCGAAATCCTGACCCCCAGCGCCGCTAGCGCGTTGAGCGTTGCGCCACTGGATTCGGTGTGCTCCATGAGCATGCCTTCGGTCATTTCCAACTCAAGCATACGCGGGGCGATACCGGTTTCACGAAGCAGTTTGCCGATGTGTTCGACGATATCGCCTTGCTTGAACTGGCGCGCAGAAAGATTGACCGCCAAGCGCAAGGGCGCCAGCCCCGCTTGCTGCCACGCCCGGACCTGCCGGCACGCCGTGAGCAGCACCCATTCGCCGATTTCGGGCATCAGGCCCATCTCTTCCAGCACTGGAATGAACTGCTCGGGAGGTACTTTGCCGAGACCTGGGTTGGTCCAGCGCAACAATGCCTCGACGCCGATCAATCGACCGGAATCGGCGTTGATCGTGGGTTGATAGCAAAGGAAGAGTTCCTTGTTTTCGAGTGCGGCGCGCAGGCTCGACTCCAATGCCACACGCTGATGAACGAAGTGGTTCATCTGTTCGCCATAGAAGTGGTAGTTATTACGCCCGGACTCTTTGGAGTAGTACATCGCCATGTCGGCCTGTTTGAGCAGGGTGTCGATGTTGCTGTCGTCGAGGGGAAACAGGGAGATGCCGATGCTGGTGCTGATATAGACAGCGTGGCCATCGATGTCGAAGGGGGCAGTGAGGGCATCGATGATTTTTTGCGCGGCACTTGCGGCATCGTTGACGTGTTTGAGGCCTTCCAGGATTACGG from Sulfurimicrobium lacus carries:
- the speD gene encoding adenosylmethionine decarboxylase, with protein sequence MKPIDGIDGLHLMGNLYGCGGEDRLLLDVDALRSHCVALVEMAGLTAVGDRFHQFGSSGGVTGVVILAESHLAVHTWPEKRFVTLDVFVCNMNCDNRAKAHQLFDALVAAFEPEEKRYYAVERF
- a CDS encoding SPFH domain-containing protein produces the protein MGLFDFVAKQFIDVIQWTEPGDGILATRFPMAEMEIQNGASLTVRESQLALFVDEGKVADVFQPGRYTLNTQTLPVLTYLKNWDKLFESPFKSDVYFFSTRLQLDRKWGTPNPITIRDKEFGIVRMRAFGIYSYRVTDPKKFYTEVSGTRETYTVDDLDGQLRNTLIGSMTDMFAESGVPFLDMAANQDEFGARLKEKMLPVFERYGLVLDNLVVQNVSLPEELQKVLDQRIGMNMVGDLGKYTQYQVANAIPTAAANEGGVAGAGAGLGAGIAMGQAMAAAMTQPGAAAQPAQAPEDIPALLEKLHGLMTKGVLSQEEFEAKKAELLKKLV